One region of Deltaproteobacteria bacterium genomic DNA includes:
- a CDS encoding hemerythrin domain-containing protein: MPSSPPMDRKPWPPSCQLLTQELPRESWTTHPHYTGLIRFWLSRHNGFRKKMLRLQGETKTMLETMDDPAGFAHSMHQEAGFLINGLKGHHQIEDQHFFPLLKNLDDRARKGFAILESDHLMVDHLLGKFSQHTHSLLYESAQKEEFEKQAACLLESLENLQAYLNRHLEDEEDIVVPVLLKYAPDDIR; this comes from the coding sequence ATGCCATCATCTCCACCAATGGACCGAAAACCCTGGCCACCAAGCTGCCAGCTCCTGACCCAGGAATTGCCTCGCGAGAGTTGGACGACCCATCCACATTACACCGGGCTGATTCGATTTTGGTTAAGTCGTCACAACGGGTTCCGAAAAAAAATGCTTCGGCTTCAAGGCGAAACCAAAACCATGCTCGAGACCATGGACGACCCGGCGGGATTTGCCCACAGCATGCACCAAGAGGCTGGATTTCTTATAAATGGCTTGAAAGGTCATCATCAGATTGAGGACCAGCACTTTTTCCCTCTTCTCAAAAATCTCGACGACCGTGCACGTAAAGGGTTTGCAATATTAGAATCCGACCATCTCATGGTTGACCATTTACTGGGTAAGTTCTCACAACATACCCACAGCCTACTCTACGAAAGCGCCCAAAAAGAAGAGTTCGAAAAACAGGCCGCTTGTCTCCTTGAGAGTCTTGAAAACCTGCAAGCTTACCTCAATCGCCACCTCGAGGATGAAGAGGATATTGTAGTCCCAGTTCTTCTTAAGTACGCACCAGATGATATCAGGTAG
- a CDS encoding cryptochrome/photolyase family protein, with translation MGNTTQPTLLIFPHQLFEEHPGLCLKPTNVVLIEDNLFFGDLEYPTLFHKQKLWLHRATMKRYEASLVDQGFDVEYLQHTPKKDGLKAYLKSAAGKKVSKLVVADVHDFELSRRLIAYSQASKIELEQLDSPMFINSEQENTDYRKGKKRWFMADFYKFQRKRLDILMEEGEPMGGQWSFDKENRKKVPKKMLGDIPKLEKPSHDEIDQEARKHVMRVYKKNPGHIEHLLYPTSHESARVWLDKFFAQRFELFGIYEDAMVQGQNWLWHSILTPSMNVGLLTPGQVVQAATDYALKNDVPLNSLEGFVRQIIGWREFMRATYKDLGVSMRTTNHWKHERSIPQSFYDGTTGIDPIDDVIKRVVDTGYCHHIERLMVLGGFMFLCEFDPDEIYQWFMEMFVDSYDWVMVPNVYAMSQNADGGQITTKPYFSGSAYIRKMSNHSQGEWSDVWDGLYWRWIWNHTDELAKNPRWAMMCSMVRKMDKKKRETHLANAEGFLAKL, from the coding sequence ATGGGAAATACCACGCAGCCGACCCTTCTGATTTTCCCCCATCAGCTCTTTGAAGAGCATCCGGGGCTTTGTCTCAAGCCAACGAATGTTGTGCTTATCGAAGACAATTTGTTCTTCGGCGACTTGGAGTATCCAACCCTCTTTCACAAGCAGAAATTATGGCTCCACCGGGCTACGATGAAGCGTTATGAGGCAAGCCTAGTAGATCAAGGTTTTGATGTTGAGTATCTTCAGCACACCCCCAAAAAAGATGGCCTAAAGGCCTACCTCAAGTCTGCGGCTGGAAAAAAAGTTTCCAAACTCGTGGTCGCTGATGTTCATGATTTTGAACTCTCGCGGCGGCTCATTGCCTACAGCCAAGCATCCAAGATTGAATTGGAACAACTCGATTCTCCTATGTTCATCAACTCCGAGCAGGAGAATACCGACTATCGAAAGGGCAAGAAACGCTGGTTTATGGCCGACTTTTATAAGTTTCAACGCAAACGTCTGGATATCCTCATGGAAGAGGGTGAACCCATGGGTGGGCAGTGGAGCTTTGACAAAGAGAACAGAAAAAAAGTTCCCAAAAAAATGCTCGGGGATATTCCAAAATTAGAAAAACCGAGCCACGACGAAATCGATCAAGAAGCACGTAAACATGTCATGCGTGTCTACAAAAAGAACCCTGGTCACATCGAGCATCTGTTGTACCCAACCTCGCATGAATCAGCTCGGGTTTGGTTGGATAAGTTCTTTGCCCAGCGGTTCGAGCTCTTTGGAATCTACGAAGATGCCATGGTGCAGGGGCAAAATTGGCTTTGGCACAGCATCCTTACGCCGTCCATGAATGTCGGTCTGCTCACCCCAGGACAAGTTGTGCAAGCAGCCACGGACTATGCTTTAAAAAATGATGTCCCGCTTAATTCACTCGAGGGGTTCGTGCGACAGATCATTGGATGGCGAGAGTTTATGCGCGCGACGTACAAAGACCTTGGCGTGAGCATGCGAACCACCAACCACTGGAAACACGAAAGAAGCATCCCTCAAAGTTTTTATGATGGGACGACCGGGATTGATCCTATTGATGATGTCATTAAACGGGTCGTCGACACGGGTTACTGCCACCACATCGAGCGATTGATGGTGCTGGGCGGTTTTATGTTTCTCTGTGAGTTTGATCCCGATGAAATTTATCAATGGTTTATGGAAATGTTTGTCGACAGTTACGACTGGGTCATGGTGCCCAATGTCTACGCCATGAGCCAAAACGCCGATGGCGGTCAAATTACCACGAAACCCTATTTTTCGGGTTCGGCCTATATTCGCAAAATGAGTAATCACTCTCAGGGCGAATGGAGCGATGTCTGGGATGGGCTGTATTGGCGTTGGATTTGGAACCACACAGATGAGCTGGCGAAAAATCCGCGCTGGGCAATGATGTGTTCGATGGTGCGCAAGATGGACAAGAAAAAACGCGAAACCCATTTGGCCAATGCGGAGGGGTTTCTGGCTAAGCTTTAA
- a CDS encoding DNA-3-methyladenine glycosylase I, translating into MESTEQGPLPDGLLMGEDGRPRCKWAGSVPEFFDYHDTEWGFPVDDDHKLFEKICLEGFQSGLSWRTVLNKRPAFREVFLDFNFEKVARLGQRDVERLLGDARIIRHRGKIEATINNAQRACEMVEVHGSLGTFIWRYEPQPSAESALHVGDLVSKTPGSKKLATDLKKLGWRFFGPTTAYAFMQAMGLVNDHTPGCAIREECHAARDGFKRP; encoded by the coding sequence ATGGAGAGCACAGAACAAGGGCCGCTCCCAGATGGCTTGTTGATGGGTGAAGACGGGCGACCGCGCTGTAAATGGGCCGGTTCAGTTCCTGAATTTTTCGATTACCACGATACTGAGTGGGGATTTCCTGTAGACGACGACCACAAACTCTTTGAAAAAATCTGTCTCGAAGGTTTTCAGTCTGGCTTGTCTTGGCGAACGGTTCTCAACAAGAGGCCGGCCTTTCGCGAGGTCTTTTTAGACTTCAATTTTGAAAAGGTCGCCCGCCTTGGCCAAAGGGACGTCGAACGCCTTCTAGGCGATGCTCGAATCATTCGTCACCGCGGAAAAATCGAAGCCACCATCAACAACGCGCAGCGAGCTTGCGAAATGGTTGAGGTACATGGCTCATTGGGTACATTCATCTGGCGCTACGAGCCGCAGCCATCAGCCGAGTCGGCTCTGCACGTAGGAGATCTCGTTTCCAAGACTCCAGGCTCTAAAAAACTCGCCACCGATTTAAAGAAACTGGGCTGGCGATTTTTCGGACCAACCACCGCATATGCTTTTATGCAGGCTATGGGACTTGTGAACGACCACACGCCAGGTTGTGCTATTCGAGAAGAGTGCCACGCGGCGCGAGATGGGTTTAAACGTCCCTAG
- a CDS encoding cation diffusion facilitator family transporter — MSNESETRQWTRKLPTAVVAIVIVATLVVIKTIAYFQSGSMSILASLTDSLLDSVVSVMALVTILYAQQPADEDHRWGHGKMEAVSALVQASIIFGGAAFLVFTSINRLFEPKPIIDHQLGILVMCASIGLSLILVLWQRRTLKYEKSLTIEADNINYGSDVLINIGTVFVLLASYYGAPLWLDSVFALLGAGFMAFMARTVLVKSLNMLLDRELPDEDRNAIIRKIEAHEAVLGWHDLRTRYQGEFYDISFDIEVEPDLSLLDAHSITKDLESQLLKLYPMCEVMIHVDPKGFPHDARHRVKGVHM; from the coding sequence ATGTCTAACGAGAGTGAAACACGGCAGTGGACACGCAAATTACCCACGGCGGTTGTGGCCATTGTGATTGTGGCAACACTCGTTGTGATCAAAACCATCGCCTACTTTCAAAGCGGCTCTATGAGTATCCTCGCGTCTTTAACGGATTCTTTGCTCGATTCTGTAGTTTCCGTGATGGCCTTGGTCACGATTCTATACGCACAACAGCCGGCCGATGAAGATCACCGCTGGGGCCATGGCAAAATGGAGGCAGTGTCGGCACTCGTCCAAGCATCAATCATTTTCGGTGGCGCTGCATTCTTGGTGTTTACGTCCATTAACCGGCTCTTTGAACCTAAGCCCATTATCGACCATCAGTTGGGAATTTTGGTCATGTGCGCCTCGATTGGCTTGTCGCTGATTTTGGTTTTGTGGCAGCGAAGAACACTTAAATATGAAAAATCTTTGACCATTGAGGCGGACAACATCAATTACGGGAGTGATGTCCTAATCAATATCGGAACCGTTTTTGTACTCTTGGCGAGTTACTACGGAGCTCCTCTCTGGCTTGATTCTGTTTTTGCTCTATTAGGGGCCGGCTTTATGGCGTTTATGGCGCGTACTGTCCTTGTGAAGTCTTTGAATATGCTCTTAGACCGCGAATTACCCGACGAAGATCGCAACGCAATCATCCGCAAGATCGAAGCACATGAGGCTGTTTTGGGATGGCACGACCTACGAACCCGGTACCAAGGAGAGTTTTATGACATCTCATTTGATATCGAGGTAGAGCCTGATTTAAGCCTTTTGGACGCTCACAGTATTACGAAAGATTTAGAGTCTCAGCTCTTAAAACTGTATCCAATGTGTGAGGTCATGATCCATGTTGATCCGAAGGGATTCCCCCATGATGCCCGCCACAGAGTGAAGGGCGTCCATATGTAG
- a CDS encoding HAD-IA family hydrolase has translation MLVVFDLDGTVVDSTRVLLESHAAAWASVNRPCPPAETILELIGLPLIDTMQKLDPTQDAEHLAEVYSKAYVEGAHHEKLFDGIDELLARPFRAAVATGKSQRGAERVVKQFGFEGRFEIVLGGDSVPRAKPFPDMLEAIMKATGTTASELVMIGDTTYDLEMAHAAGVKGIGVSWGHHATDRLRKWAPVVDTVGELQQMLNVTSRCQN, from the coding sequence ATGCTTGTAGTATTTGATTTAGATGGAACGGTTGTTGACTCAACCCGCGTACTTTTGGAATCCCACGCCGCGGCTTGGGCCAGTGTGAACCGTCCATGCCCGCCGGCAGAAACCATTCTCGAACTTATTGGTTTGCCACTGATTGACACCATGCAAAAGCTTGATCCCACGCAAGATGCTGAGCACTTGGCCGAGGTTTATTCAAAAGCCTACGTCGAGGGTGCTCACCACGAAAAGCTTTTCGATGGTATCGACGAGCTTTTAGCCAGGCCGTTTCGGGCGGCAGTCGCGACCGGAAAAAGTCAGCGAGGGGCCGAGCGGGTGGTCAAGCAATTTGGTTTCGAGGGCCGTTTTGAGATTGTTCTCGGCGGTGATTCAGTACCTCGAGCGAAGCCCTTTCCCGATATGCTAGAAGCCATCATGAAAGCCACAGGCACCACAGCCAGTGAACTGGTGATGATTGGCGACACCACCTACGATTTGGAGATGGCCCATGCCGCAGGCGTCAAAGGTATCGGCGTTAGCTGGGGGCACCATGCGACCGACCGGCTGCGTAAGTGGGCTCCAGTTGTTGATACGGTTGGGGAACTGCAACAAATGCTCAATGTTACCTCAAGGTGCCAGAACTGA